From Brassica rapa cultivar Chiifu-401-42 chromosome A06, CAAS_Brap_v3.01, whole genome shotgun sequence:
TCCTAACCATTTGCTTGATCTAAGATGTAAACCGGTTTgtctgtgacaaaaaaaaaagatgttaacCGGTTTGCATAATTTTGTCAAAACACTACTTGAAATGTAAAGAGTAATTTTAATTTGCATCGAGAGAGCTACATTCGGAGAAGCGAACAACTCGTagtcttatttttattttattttttattgtctCGTAGTCGGtagtcttattttttaaaacagaaaaatatacaTCGCACgtgttacttttatttttaaatattatttactgttttttaatattttgaatgaatTGAAGGATGTATACTTTTTTGGTCAAAAGAAGGatgtatacatatatgaaaCTTAGTGGCTGAATGACTGGGGAGTAATATAACCATGAGTTAAAATTTAGATAACAAAGAATAGATAAAAATCCATCAATGATGCGTAAGCATTTTTCTAGATACTAATGTGGCCACATATTGCATCCTCTTAACCTATGCGATGAGTGCGTGCCTTTGCGATGCATGCCTTCTTGGTGAACTTGGAAGATGATGTGCCCTGAGAGTTTTTGGTGATGAGACAAATCAAAGTTGTTGAAGAGTTGGTCTTTTCGCACACATTGGTAGACAGTGAGGTCATCCCGGGCATATCATCTCCAGGACCATGGTTGCCTTCCTGCTAAAACAAACACATTAATATTTTTCTAGCACTAAAGAGTGGAATTAAATGTAGCTATAAACTTACATCACAGCAAAGTTGATGATAGGAGTTTTTAaggctcctaatcaaatgttgAAGCATAAAGGATGTTAAACTAGTTCTAAGTGATTATGATGCAAAGAGAATGCAAGATCATGATTAATCTAAGTGCTACCAGTTTTTGAGATGATTTTAAACTAGATTTCTACCTAAAATGCAATAAAGGACAAAGCTTTCTTTCTATTAAGATGGGAGAACTCATGGGCTATGGGAATTGAACTTTCAAGATTCAACCTAAAGGTGTCAACTTTCAACCAATCTATATCTACCTTAGacctagacacaatcctaagcaaactctatccctagatgaatgctcatttacctagataactcaaacatcaaattcctttggttgaatgttatctaagtaatcattaatctcaagtctactagccatcttaacacctttaacaacaaatccctTTGGTAAAGAATGTTAAAGCTTAGCagagttggttcaggcatttcatcgaacaccttccgggtatgaaatgcctagagctcaactttagagaggccaactctagagttgcattaaaagcactctactagcaaggaacaagattgATCTATACCTAAACACCTTAGATCTAgcttaatcacccttaatctctctaacccatgaatccaaagatGACTACTCACTACTCTTCATGATGAGCCCAAGAATCAAAGATGATTTGGTGctaatcatgattagtgatcAGGATAATCAAGTAATCACAAGAGAAAATGATTAAGATAAGATCTTCCACCTAAGAGTTCTTTTGtgattagatagaaaacaagataGATCCTAActttaggattacaagagtatTTATATGTCTTTGGTAAACCTAATGGTTTCCATTAAAAAGTCTAAAAAGCccttaaaaacattaaaattcgaCTAAGTAAAAGTCTCGACTCGGGTTGGGTTCCGTCGGGTGCAACCCGCGTCAGCTTCCCCGCGTCAACTCGTCGAAGCGCCATCAGTTCATACGTGCGGGTAGGCTTCCCCGCGCTGCTTCACCCACGTGACTCCTCGAACAGAATCCTTCGGTAACGCGGGTAGGGGAAAATGGGGATCACCCGCGTGCTCCACCCCGCGTCAAGACGCTACCACGCCTCCAATTCCTACGTGCGGGTACTGCTTCCCGCGTGCTCCATCCCGCGTCAGATCATCGACAACTCCTCTTCGACGACGCGGGTACGGCTACCCGCGCCACTCAACCCGCGTGGAGTCCTTCATATCTTCTTCTCGATGCCTCGGCGCGGGTAAGAGAACCCGCGTTGGCTCAACCCGAGTTGTGCTCGCTTGAACTCGAACTAACTTCATTTTCCATCTCTTCTTGAGCCATAATGCTTTTAAACACCTCCAATTACTCCATAAGAAACTCAACTACCTGATTAGGACATATGAATGCAATATGGACTCTAAAGATGCTAAATTCCTAATTTATATGATCAATGTATGCAATATGGATGGTTAAAACAGTGTAAATATGCAACAtgtcaactcccccaaacttgttctttacttgtcctcaagtgaCTTTGTAAGAACTCATTAGGGTGAGAGGTTTGAAAGTGGGAACTCATAGCCAAAAGTAACACTTCCTAGCACTCAACTTAACATCCTAAAGAAACATAGCAAATGGCATGAACATCTTCCTTATtatactctagcttctctaggcctatccaTACTCTTTTGCCTCTACTAAAGTTGCAATACTCTTTACCAACAAGTTCCTTCAATCAGCTCTCACATtgattcacacacacacacacaaggtgAATTCTCACAAATGGGCACATGATATCAATCATTTGGCTAGGTAAGCAATGGTCTAATATGAATGAAGAGATGGGTTCAAATGTTTTCATTTAAGGGTGGTTATCACTCAAAACAAGGAGCTTGATCATTATGCAAAATTTATCTAAGATTAGAAGCAACTCATGCATAGATAGATTCATCCTCATCATTCTACCCCCTTTTGTTATAAGTGATCACATTCTACCCTCTTTATCATCATCTCATAATCAATCTAGACCCCTCACATCATTCACCCAATGAACAACTCTCCTTTTCTTTTGACTCAACCACTAGGGATTTCAATTCACTTTCTACAAGctctaactcttttttttttttccttccccaacttctctttgattctcttttatatttttcttttattaggGGGAAGGTTCTTTGTTACATGATCAAGAGCTTCTTGTTATCTTTTTATCCCTAGGGTTTTCTTTTCAATTTATACTCTTTTGCTCATCTCTCTCATCTTTCTCACTCCCCATCCCAAGATATTGAAATTTAGAACACACAAACCCCTCTCAACATCCTAGAATGCTAACTCATTGTGCTAGCAAGAGATGAGAATAAACCTATGTCGCCTCCAATACTCTCAAAATTTTGCACATGACAAGCTTTCAAAAGAGGCCTCACTCATGCAATTCAATGTTTGGTCTCAAAGAATGGTTAAGGTTTTAGGGTAGGGAGTGCCATTTGGGTTAACAAAGATAGGTATGAAGGAATAAGATAACCCAAATGTGTATGAGAACCATGATCAAGTAAGCAAATGCCCATATGCAAGAGAGATTAAGTTCATTCAAGCCAAGTTCAGATTGGAGCTGATCTTAAAAACAATGCCAACATCAAGCAAGCaaacaagtttcaagaagagttttcaaggctcgaagcgTGCAAGGTTTTCAAGAGATGCTTAAGCTACTTGATATGTTTAACTACGGTGTCATTTTGAGTTCTAGACAAGAGTTCCTTGCAAGGCATTAAAATCATTGTTCCCAATGCAAGttaatgcaacctatatgctctagactcaaTCCTAAAAATGCAAGTGATACAactacatgtttttttttgtgtttttcaaatttttcaatttttttggtttttctatGCATATATGTATGTACAATGCAATGCATGAGACTCAAATTATCAAAGAAAACATGATCAAAGTACTTGATACCTCCCCAAACTTAGTTCACACAGTCTATGTGTTAGGAAGTAGGAGGAGATACCGAAAAGAGAAATAAATGCAAAGAAAAACTGGTATATACAATGGAAGGGTGGTGGAGTACCTCTCTATGAAGCGTGAGAAGAGGCTGATGCCTCATCCTCGGTGTCAGCGTCCTCATCTGTCGATGCAAGGGATGGAGATTTGTTTCCTGAATCAGACGGTTGAGCTGGTGGGTTTCTCTTCCGGCGGAGCAGCTCTTTCTTGGTGGCGGGAAGTCTGAGTGCTAAAGGACCAATTGAAGGCTGAGGCTGGGGGGTAAGGAAGTCAAAGTCTGATGATGAACATCCCGCTACAGCTCCTCTAGTTAGTATATCAGCCACCTTCTTCATGAACTGAGCTGAAGCTTCCGCTTGCCTCTTCACGGTCTTACTCAACACCTTGCACTTGTCTTTGAGCTTGAAGATAGTTCTGTCCTGAGCCTTGTTCCATCATTGGAGGTTGCTAATATGCTCTTGAGCTTAGCGAAGAGGTCCATGGGGGAGAGCTCCTGGACGCTGGTCAAAGTGGTAACGAGGAGGACCATAAAGAAACTCGGAGTTTAGACCGGAAGTGTCTTCTTGAAACACACCACATTTATCtgctgtcttcttcttcttaggaGATCTCATGGGGGGCTAGAGGACTATGGGGTCCAAGGAAGTGCTCACTCCCAATATTAAAGCTAATAGCGCCAGCCCTAGTCAAGCTTGTAAGGTCGGTGTTTGGGAGAAGCACTTCAACCTCCTTTGTAGACTGTATGTAGGAGTAGACACAAGTTCCATCGAACCTTCCACTGAAGTATTGAGCTTTCTTCAAATAGACCTCGTCTATGAAGGCGGGACCAATTGGATCATCCTCTAAGGGTATATCCTTGAACTTAAGCAATGGTGTTATCAGTCCACCAATGCCAACCTGAGGCTCCGGGTCACTTGTTGTCCAAGCCCATTCCTTGTAGTGGACGAGGCGCTTCACAAAGAATCTCACCATTCCAAAGTTCTTGTAGAAATCAGAGCCAACATGATGCAACTAAGAAGGATGAGCATAATGCTGAACGGTTTGGTGAAGATGTTGTAGCTCCTCGTCATTAACAATGCCCAGTTCCTTTCTCGGAAAGATGGTGTGGACAATTAGCCGGTGGAGATAATGCACTGAAGGGTGGCGAATGGAAGCATTCTTGTCACGGCTTGGCTTGTGAGGCTTCCCTGCCAACACTCTCCAAACCATTCTAGCCATGCTCTCTTCCTTAGGGACATCGTATAGAATAGGGATGGATGATTCCTCTAAATCCTTAAGACCAAGCGCTTGTCCAATTTCCTTGAAGGTCATGTTGTAAACTTTTCCATGTACCTTGAACTTGATCCACCTCGTTTGTCTCTAATCTCAAGGTCAAACTCTTGTAGCAGCAAGATCCACCTCAACAGCCTCGGCTTAGCATCCTTCTTGGCCATGAGGTGTCTCAATGCAGCATGATCAGTGTAGACTATGACCTTTGACCCAACTAAGTAGCTTCTGAACTTCTCAAAGGCATAGACAAGGCTAGCAGCTCCTTCTCAGTTGTAGCATACTTCATTTAGGCTTCATCAAGAGTTTTACTCGCATAGTAGATCACATGAGTCTTCTTGTCTTTCTTTTGACCAAGAACAGCTCCCACAGCATAGTCACTAGCATCACACATAATCTCAAAAGGGAGATCCCAATCTGGTGGCTGCACAATGGGGGCACTAACCAGCTTCTCCTTCAACTTCTTGAAGGCTTCTAGACATTTCCAATCAAAGACGAATGCAGCCTCCTTGCATAGAAGCTTAGTCATTGGCCTTGCTATCATCGAGAAGTCTTGGATGAATCTTCTATAGAATCCAACATGACCAAGGAAGCTTCTAATGTCTTTAACCGTCTTTGGTGCAGCTAACCCAACCATCATTTCAATCTTGGCCTTGTCTACCTCAATCCCCCTCTCTGAAATCTTGTGTCCAAGCACAATCCCTTCCTTAACCATGAAGTGACACTTCTTCCAGTTCAGCACAAGGTTGGTCTCTTCACATCTCTTGAGAACCCTGCTAAGATTTGACAAACAAGCAGAAAACGAAGATCCGTAGACAGAGAAATCATCCATAAACACCTCCACAACATCCTCTATAAGATCAGAGAAAATAGACATCATGCAGCTTTGGAAAGTGGCTGGAGCATTACATAGCCCAAATGGCATCCTTCGATAAGCAAATATACCATAGGGCCATGTGAAAGTCGTTTTTTCTTGATCATTTGGATGTATGGGGATTTGGAAGAACCCTGAATACCCATCAAGAAAACAATAATAGGGATGATTTGCAAGTCTCTCAAGCATTTGATCAATGAATGGCAATGGAAAATGATTCTTTCTAGATGCTTTGTTAAGTTTTCGATAATCTATGCACATCCTATGTCCTGTTATTGTTCTTGTTGGTATTAGTTCATCCTTATCATTTTTAACCACAGTCATTCCTCCCTTCTTTGGGACAACATGCACAGGAGACacccatttgctatccgaaatTCGATAGATGACTCCTGCATCTAAGAGTTTTAGAATCTCTTTCTTAACAACATCTTTCAAGTTGGGGTTCAACCTTCTTTGATGTTCTATAGAAGTCATAGATTCATCCTCTAGATGTATCCTATGCATGCATAAAGAAGGTGATAACCCTTTAATATCATCTAGTGAGTAGCCTATTGCCTTTCTATACTTTTTAAGTTCATTCAAAAGTTTAGACAATTCATCTTCATTAAGCTCACTACTCACTATGACAGGGTAAGTCTCATTAGGACCAAGGAAAGCATACCTTACACCATGGGGAAGAGGTTTAAGCTCCACTTTTGGTGCTTTGAGTTCACTCCAATCTTCCTCTTGGAGGTTCTCTTGTTGAGTAGCTGAGGAAGCATGGTGATCCTCATATGAAAGCTCCTCATTCTGTTCTTCATCACTAATCTCCTTGTGAGAGTCCATCATCTTCACATAGGCATCACTTTCCTTGTTCTCAATCATTTGGACCTCTCTCTCAATTGTTAAGGCATGTTGTAGAGAGTCTTCAAGTGCCAACTCCTCTTGAAGCTCATCAGCTAAAATCTCCATCTCTTCAATATAGAATGCTTGGCTATGAGTAGTAAGCTTCTTCATCAcctccttgatgtcaaagtgaagGATGTTTTTCTTTCCAAGGTGAAGATCAATCTTTCCTTCCTTAACATTCACAACTGCTCCTGCTGTAGCCAAGAAAGGTCTCCCCAATATCAAGGGATCTGTTGGTTCTTCATCCATCTCCAACACCACAAAATTTGTAGGAATCTCACAATTTCCAACCATAACAGGAAGATCTTCTAGGATATCAATGGGAATCTTCACTGAGCGATCAGCTAGAAcaagagagagtctacacttcttgtactgtgTAAAGCCAAGCCTTTTAGCAATGGAGAGAGGCATAAGGCTCACACTTGCTCCCAAATCACATAGACATCTCTCAAAAGCAAATTGCCCAATGGCACAAGGTAaagtgaagcttcctggatcttCAAGCTTCTTAGGGATGGTTAGCCTTTGGATAATAGCACTACACTCATGAGTAAGAACCACCATGCCttccatctctttcttcttcttagttaCAACATCCTTgaggaacttgctgtattgaggcACTAGCATGAAGGCATCAATTATGGGCATAGTAATCTgaacttcactcatttgcttctcaaataagGCCTTGTATTGCTCCAAAAGCTGTCTCTTGAATCTACCGGGAAAAGGAAGTTTTgattcatagggaggaggaatgAATAGAGCTCCTTTTGATGAAGTAGCAGCTTCATTCTTGTTCTCCACCTTCTTTTCTTCTCTAATTTTATCCTTTCCTTTTGCTTCAACTATTTTCTCCAAGATTTCCTCATTGGTTTTCTCATCCATAATAACCACATCATCATCCACATTGATGACCACCTCCCCATCTTGCTTCTCATTATCCTTAATGAGAGTTCTTGGTGGCAACTGTTttccactcctaagggtgatggCTTTCATTGTCTCCTGGAGATTTTGCTCTGACTTTCCAGGTAATGCCCCTTGTTGGTGACTTGGCTGAGACTTCATtgaagcaaactgattctccAAATGTCGGatcttgttgttgagctcattgtagcttcCATCAATCTTGGAGTGAATGTTCTTGAACTCATAACCCATTGTCTTCTCATTCTTGGCCTGAAAATCCATAATTTTCTTGAACATTGCATCCACACTTGTATCTGAAGCTGGAGCTTGTGAAGAACTTCCTTGAGCTTGAGTAGACTGATTGTTGTTATTGTTGAAACCAGGAGGAGTGTTTTGCCTAGGCTGATAGCTCCCTTGCTGAGTGTTTTGCTTCTGCTGGTAACCTCCTTGCTGGTTGTTAGAGTTGGACCTTTGCtagtagttgttgtactgaaagttagGCTCCTTCCTGTACCAAGAACCATTATTGTTGATGAAGCACAGCTCTTCTTGTTCTTCCAAACCATCAACCTCATTAATCTTGGGAGGAACTTCTTGAATAGGACCACCTACAAAGTTGACCTGCTCTTGCTTTGCTTGGTTGGAAAGAAGCAAGTCCATCTTCTCCTGCAAGGACTTGATCTCTTTCTTTGTCTGCTGATCATCATTTCGGTTGACCCTATCATGCTCCTCACTGTAGACTGAGTCGCTCTTAGCCATGTTCTCTACCAGttcctctgcttcttcttcagttctccccaagaagaaaccATTGCTGGCAGTATCAAGCTTGTTTCTGCACTGTGGTAAGGCTCCTCTATAGAAGGTGCTAAGCAAACTCTCCTTGCTGAAACCATGATGAGGGCATTGAGACCAATAGCCCTTGAACCTCTCCCATGCttcactgaaattctctagaCCTTTCTGTTGAAACCCGGAGATTTCGTTCCTGATCTTAGCTGtccttgaagtagagaagaacttgtcTAGGTAAACTCTCTTGCACTCATCCCAAGTAGTGACAGTGTCACTTGGAAGAGTCTTTTTCCATTGGTGTGCCTTGTCTCCTAAAGAGAAAGGAAATAGCTTCAGCTTGAAAGCATCTTCAGACACACCATTAGTCTTGGACAAGCCACAGTACTGATCAAACTTGTACAAGTGATCAAAAGGGTCTTCAGCAACAAGACCATaatacttgttgttctctatAGTGTTGAGCAGTCCtgacttgatctcaaagttgttgttcTCTACAGCTGGTGCTCTGATTCCCAACCTATGACCAATAATGTGAGGTTGATCATAGGCTCCAATGGCACGAGCTTGGCGCGGTGGATGTTGTGGCTGGCGCTGTGGGTGTTGTGGCCTAAGGTTGGCAGCTCCTTGACCAATGCCCTCTCCATCTTGAGGCTGATTCTGATATTGATCCATCACAAACCCCAATCTGTCTaggtgagcctgttgctctacttttcttctttgtcttgcTATCTCCCTCTCAAGTGCTCTAATGTCTTCAACTCTTGGAAATAAGTTTGTTGGACCTCTGCTCCTTGTGTTCATACACCTGAAATGCAAAGGGAGAAGAACAAAGAGAAAcaataacataattaaataaaaattgacttagtctcaagcaaatGACTAAATCCCAATGTCACAATCAACttagaatttggcaacggcgccaatttgatgataggagttttcaaggctccaaATCAAATGTTGAAGTATAAAGGATGTCAAATCAGTTCTAAGTGATTATGATGCAAAGAGAATGCAAGACcatgcttaatctaagtgctacCAGTTTTTTGAGATGATTTTAAACTAGATTTCTACCTAAAATGCAATAAAGGACAAAGCTTTCTTTCTATTAAGATGGGAGAACTCATGGGCTATGGGAATTGAACTTTCAAGATTCAACCTAAAGGTGTCAACTTTCAACCAATCTATATCTACCTTAGacctagacacaatcctaagcaaactctatccctagatgaatgctcatttacctagataactcaaacatcaaattcctttggttgaatgttatctaagtaatcattaatctcaagtctactagccatcttaacacctttaacaacaaatccctTTGGTAAAGAATGTTAAAGCTTAGCagagttggttcaggcatttcatcgaacaccttccgggtatgaaatgcctagagctcaactttagagaggccaactctagagttgcattaaaagcactctactagcaaggaacaagattgATCTATACCTAAACACCTTAGATCTAgcttaatcacccttaatctctctaacccatgaatccaaagatGACTACTCACTACTCTTCATGATGAGCCCAAGAATCAAAGATGATTTGGTGctaatcatgattagtgatcAGGATAATCAAGTAATCACAAGAGAAAATGATTAAGATAAGATCTTTCACCTAAGAGTTCTTTTGTGATTAGATAAAAAACAAGATAGATCCTAActttaggattacaagagtatTTATATGTCTTTGGTAAACCTAATGGTTTCCATTAAAAAGTCTAAAAAGCccttaaaaacattaaaattcgaCTAAGTAAAAGTCTCGACTCGAGTTGGGTTCCGTCGGGTGCAACCGCGTCAGCTTCCCCGCGTCAACTCGTCGAAGCGCCATCAGTTCATACGTGCGGGTAGGCTTCCCTGCGCTGCTTCACCCGCGTGACTCCTCGAACAGAATCCTTCGGTAACGCGGGTAGGGGAAAATGGGGATCACCCGCGTGCTCCACCCCGCGTCAAGACGCTACCACGCCTCCAATTCCTACGTGCGGGTACTGCTTCCCGCGTGCTCCATCCCGCGTCAGATCATCGACAACTCCTCTTCGACGACACGGGTACGGCTACCCGCGCCACTCAACCCGCGTGGAGTCCTTCATATCTTCTTCTCGATGCCTCGGCGCGGGTAAGAGAACCCGCGTTGGCTCAACCCGAGTTGTGCTCGCTTGAACTCGAACTAACTTCATTTTCCATCTCTTCTTGAGCCATAATGCTTTTAAACACCTCCAATTACTCCATAGGAAACTCCACTACCTGATTAGGACATATGAATGCAATATGGACTCTAAAGATGCTAaattcctaatctatatgatcaatGTATGCAATATGGATGGTTAAAACAGTGTAAATATCCAACATGTCAAAAGTCAGGGAGGGGAAGACGTTCACCCTCTTCCATGATATGTGAGAAAGTGAATGTCTGATGTTTAGCACCAAAATTGTAGTAGAAAACTCTGACCTGGAATGT
This genomic window contains:
- the LOC103873306 gene encoding uncharacterized protein LOC103873306; amino-acid sequence: MLLFLFVLLPLHFRCMNTRSRGPTNLFPRVEDIRALEREIARQRRKVEQQAHLDRLGFVMDQYQNQPQDGEGIGQGAANLRPQHPQRQPQHPPRQARAIGAYDQPHIIGHRLGIRAPAVENNNFEIKSGLLNTIENNKYYGLVAEDPFDHLYKFDQYCGLSKTNGVSEDAFKLKLFPFSLGDKAHQWKKTLPSDTVTTWDECKRVYLDKFFSTSRTAKIRNEISGFQQKGLENFSEAWERFKGYWSQCPHHGFSKESLLSTFYRGALPQCRNKLDTASNGFFLGRTEEEAEELVENMAKSDSVYSEEHDRVNRNDDQQTKKEIKSLQEKMDLLLSNQAKQEQVNFVGGPIQEVPPKINEVDGLEEQEELCFINNNGSWYRKEPNFQYNNY